DNA from Labrus bergylta chromosome 3, fLabBer1.1, whole genome shotgun sequence:
GTGTGAAGGCTGCCGCCAAGGTCACGCTCAGCCGCGGTTTAACGGGTGCCATCTCTGACAGCCCGATGTTGTTGCCACGAGTTACAAGTGTGGTCTTATCCATAATTTCTCCACTGTGTTTAGACACCACCGCGTCTAGAAAGTCGTACTTGTGTGAAATCTTCCCGCTCTCAAACAGGTACTTTGCCAGGTAGGAGACAGCAACGTTACCAAGAAAAGAGGCGAGCATGGAGACAGTCTTAAAGGGGAACTTCTGGACAATCACTTCCTCCATGTCTCCAGTAATGTGGTGCTTCCTCTGCTCAGTGGTCCAGCCGGGGTAGTAAATGAAAGGAGGCAGCTGCAGGTAGGGTTCACCTCCGCCGATTCGTAAAAACATTCCGAACAGGTAGGCAGCCACCGAGCCGTACGTGTTGGTGCCTTTGACAAAGAGGACACTGATCAGCTGGGGGAAAATGATCACGTAAACCAGGTCCGAGCTCAGGTACCAGAGGCCATAAACTGTCCCGGTTACCAGCGCCATCAAAGTGGCAAGGCCACCAAATACAAAGATGGTGATACGCATCACCCATACGATCTCACGGTCAGACGcctgaggagaaacagaggtgTAGGAAAAAGGATTGAGATGTATGCAGAACATCCAAACACAAGCTAACAGAAACAGATTTAAGTGTTGACTTAGCCAGACATCTGTTAACTGACATCGCTacctgaacagaaaaaaacacaatcgcATGTGCTTACCGATTGTCTAAATGCAAGCTGGTAGATGTTTCTCGCAAACATGGAGCTTGCGGAAAGGATGGAGGAGTCGGCAGATGACATGACAGCAGCAGACACGGCGCCCAGGCCAAAGAAAGAGACGAATGGCGGGCAAAGGTGTTGCAGCACAATGGGAAGAATCATGTCGGCTTGGTCCTTGTCTTTCGGAGGAATGGCACCATACGAGGTCTGGTTCCAGTCTGGGTGCAGAACAAAGTTCAGTGAGTGTTTAAAGTGACAGTACATGTTAAGTGTGACATACCGTAGATAAAGAGATGACAAAGGTACATGATCTAAAGAGGAATCAAGTTTATACAGATATCTCAGAAATTAatattatttacaatttaacattcataatactgaaaaaaaaacgagcAATGATGCCACAGTTTACTCAATAAATGGAATGGAAACATTGCAGTTcagttttaaaaatgcatcagaCATGCATTATTAAAAGGGGAGTCAATACAATAGGAAAAGAAATTTCTTTTCAAGAAATAGGATTTAATACAGATAAATAAGTATCGTCAaagtatatatatgtatattgtTTGTTTCTATAATGATGGctgatgttcattattttttaaactatgtATTCAGATGTTAACCAAGAAATGTGACGCCTTAAAATCTGGAGATCAAACCTCTAATTTGCTCCCTCGCCTCCATCTAATGTAATATTTACACAACCAGCGTCACTATTAAACCGATTGCTGATTCATTATGGATGAGGGAAACCAGCTGCTATTTACCCGGCTCTCTTAGATCTAAGAGCATCATGGGCCCATCCATAGCCTCCCTTCCAGACccccacaaacacagactgttcGTATATGCAAGCTCACGTGTGAACTCTCTTACCTGTGGAGGCCCCGATGGCCCCGATGAGCACAGAGGGAACAGCCATGACGAGGCACCCGAAGGCAGccaggaaggagaggacttgAGCGTAGGTGGCTGATGAGGCTGAGAGGACTCTCTGGAAGTACACCTGCCAGGGTATTCCTCCCAGCATCTGTGGTACATTTACAGGCCAGTGAATACCTTTCTTTAAGGTGGGTACATTTTATCTTTAAGCCCCAAATCCCAAGTTTGTCTTGAGAGACTTTTTACTACAAGTGAGTGACCTATTGATTCATTACAACCAGACCGCTCAGGTCATCTGgtacaggtctgctctctgtccccagagtcagtaccaaacacggagaagcagcgttcagtttctatgctcctcacatctggaacaaactcccagaaaactacaggtctgctgaaactctcagctcttttaaatccaggttgaagactcacctgtttacagctgcctttcattaaacaactttagtacattttaaactttaactctgcactgtaactttttctttatattttaactttatttatttcaattaatttcattttaatgatttttatttgaacatattttcagatttaataatttcagtgatttttaaactttctattttaatgttatttttttcctctgtcgtgatgcttttgatgtcttgtgtgaagcactttgaattgccttgttgttgccTTGCCTACAAAGCCTATGACAACTCCAATCATTAGACACTTGATTTTGATGGGCAAAAACtccagggaaaaaaaacttaaatgaaaCCTATTTTAAATGGATTAATTTAACAAACAGCTGTCTTTATCACAATGATTATCACTGAAGAATTATTTAGAGACTAGGTATAAATTGGTCCATTTGTAGTCATTGTcgaagaattaaaaaaacaaagacacctCAACCAGAGAAAACCAGAATCAAATGCCTCATTCTTGTCGTCTTTTCACTTACCAAATGAGTAAATAATGATCATAATTATCACTGACTCATTACCTACAATTGAATTCATGAAAAAATAGGGCAAGCATGATGAAATTGAGTTCCTTAATAATATATTCAGTTAAAGAGGGCACTGGTTTTCTTTGACTGAATTCtgaaaaaggaagagaggagaagcGAGATGTAACTGTACCAGGAGGCAGATGTTGTCAATCCAGACCCAGGTGTCGCCCTTGTCGATGCTGCCTCTCCAGGGCGACTGGTACACGTGCTTCACTGCAGTCACAGTGATGTCTGACACGGCCTGGTTGGTCAAGGCA
Protein-coding regions in this window:
- the slc5a7a gene encoding high-affinity choline transporter 1; its protein translation is MTIHVEGLVAIALFYMLILFVGIWAAWKNKHSGEAEGTDRSETIMVGGRDIGLFVGGFTMTATWVGGGYINGTAEYVYLPDYGLAWAQAPFGYALSLVVGGLFFAKPMRSRGYVTMLDPFQQLYGKRMGGLLFIPALMGEIFWSAAILSALGATLSVIVDINIKMSVVISALIAIFYTLVGGLYSVAYTDVVQLFCIFIGLWISVPFALTNQAVSDITVTAVKHVYQSPWRGSIDKGDTWVWIDNICLLMLGGIPWQVYFQRVLSASSATYAQVLSFLAAFGCLVMAVPSVLIGAIGASTDWNQTSYGAIPPKDKDQADMILPIVLQHLCPPFVSFFGLGAVSAAVMSSADSSILSASSMFARNIYQLAFRQSASDREIVWVMRITIFVFGGLATLMALVTGTVYGLWYLSSDLVYVIIFPQLISVLFVKGTNTYGSVAAYLFGMFLRIGGGEPYLQLPPFIYYPGWTTEQRKHHITGDMEEVIVQKFPFKTVSMLASFLGNVAVSYLAKYLFESGKISHKYDFLDAVVSKHSGEIMDKTTLVTRGNNIGLSEMAPVKPRLSVTLAAAFTRRDTLAKETVEEEEESSPDSSHHDDE